A single region of the Chrysoperla carnea chromosome 5, inChrCarn1.1, whole genome shotgun sequence genome encodes:
- the LOC123301841 gene encoding cytoplasmic tRNA 2-thiolation protein 2, which produces MCTVLDGDLEDEEKFMEALTIEPKSKNCLKCGTEDTSIVLRGKDSYCINCFQAAMDHKFRSTLGKSRLLRHEDNVLIIYQGGPEVSTMLKIIANGLNRKERHKKFVFNSIILYLEHGAILNENIESRKILADKVQMELRDYGFPTYISSISNTVGNDALLFDELNSSFFDNLSDEGIKNVLSKISTLSAQQDFLNTAQRKLVLKIAKSLNCKFVFYPDISVDIASKTLAGFALGRGSHITMDVGFSDTRDPLVTILRPMRDFSREEITEFCKLNELKPIQVKRFGDTGNLYSSIQNLADNFIGDLQMNFPSTIYTVIRTADKLTANDTTEMGTKCKFCLTPRDNLTAKGKVSALNAVEFSRIASKQSAKMITSGSYDRPEIDGLEQNEFCHGCNLTLNDVSVPDSILEFIL; this is translated from the coding sequence atgTGTACGGTATTAGATGGAGATTTAGAAGACGAAGAGAAATTTATGGAAGCGTTAACCATCgaaccaaaaagtaaaaactgtttaaaatgtGGAACTGAAGATACTTCAATTGTTTTACGTGGAAAAGATTCTTACTGTATCAATTGTTTTCAAGCTGCTATGGACCATAAATTTCGATCAACATTAGGAAAATCGCGTTTATTACGTCATGAGGACAATGTATTGATAATTTACCAAGGTGGTCCTGAAGTTAgtactatgttaaaaattatagcaAACGGTTTAAATCGAAAAGAAAggcataaaaaatttgtatttaattcgaTTATACTCTATCTTGAGCATGGAGCAATTTTAAATGAGAATATAGaatctcgaaaaattttagctgaTAAAGTACAAATGGAACTACGAGATTATGGATTTCCTACTTATATTTCATCCATATCCAATACTGTTGGGAATGATGCATTACTTTTTGATGAGCTTAACTCGAGTTTTTTTGATAATCTGAGTGATGAaggtattaaaaatgttttaagtaaaatatcaaCTTTATCAGCACAGCAAGATTTTCTAAATACAGCTCAAAGAAAGCTTGTACTAAAAATAGCAAAAAgcttaaattgtaaatttgtattttacccGGATATTTCCGTGGATATTGCTAGCAAAACTTTGGCAGGATTTGCTTTGGGTCGCGGTAGTCATATCACTATGGATGTAGGTTTTAGCGACACGCGCGATCCATTAGTAACAATTTTACGTCCAATGCGTGATTTTAGTAGAGAAGAAATAacagaattttgtaaattaaatgaattaaaaccaATTCAAGTAAAAAGATTTGGTGATACTGGAAATTTATATTCAAGTATACAAAATTTGGCCGATAATTTTATTGGAGATTTGCAAATGAATTTCCCATCAACAATTTACACAGTTATTAGAACAGCGGATAAATTAACGGCAAATGATACAACGGAAATGGgaacaaaatgtaaattttgtttaacaccACGCGATAATTTAACTGCTAAGGGCAAAGTATCTGCCTTAAATGCTGTTGAATTTTCCCGTATAGCATCGAAACAAAGTGCAAAAATGATCACTAGTGGTAGCTACGATCGGCCTGAAATTGATGGTTTGgaacaaaatgaattttgtcaTGGATGTAATTTAACGTTAAATGATGTCTCAGTACCAGATTCGatacttgaatttattttatga